The region TTGGACCGACTCACCCGTAGCCGGTGGTGGTGGTGATCAGGCCATGACTGTACTTCGTTCCAGAGCCACAGCCGGGAATCCTCCTGTCGCTGTACAGATGCTTGGTTTTGACATCATCGACTGGGCCAATCTTGGCTTTCTTGCAGACCTGAATGACGTAGCCAGAGATGAAAACTGGGATTCCGTCGTTCCCGAAGCACTTAAGTTTTTCTCTAAACAGAAAGGACAGTGGGTCGCAGCGCCAGTAAACGTACACTCTACCAACTGGGTCTGGGCCAACAAGAAGATCATGGATGACCTGGGAATCAAAGAACCCAAAACCTGGGATGAGTACATGGCAGCCATGGAAAAAGTCAAGGCAGCTGGATTTACAGCTCTGGCACACGGTGGGCAGGCCTGGCAGGATGGTACCGTCTTTGAAAGCGTTGTCATCGCTACGGGCGGACCAGAATTTTACAAAAAAACTATGATAGATCTTGATGAAGCCGCCTTGAAATCTGACAAGATGGTTGAAGTCTTCAACAGAATGGCAAAGTTGAGAACCTATGTAGACCCCAACTTCAGCGGTAGAGACTGGAACCTGGCCTCTGCCATGGTTATTGAAGGAACTGCGGCCTTCCAGATGATGGGAGACTGGGCCAAGGGTGAGTTTAAAAACGCTGGTCTTGAACCTGGAAAAGACTTCTATTTTTTCAGAACTCCCGGAACACAGGGAACCGTTACTTTCAATTCTGACCAGTTTGTTATGTTTAAAGTAGCTCCCGAGTACAAGCATGCTCAGCAGGAATTGGCTAAAGCCATCATGAACCCCAGCTTCCAGATTGCCTTTAACCTTGTCAAAGGTTCCGTTCCCGCCAGAACTGACATCTCAGATGCCGAGTTTGACGCAGCCGGAAAAAAAGGTATGAAAGACCTGGCAGATGCCGCCAAAAACGGAACCCTCTTTGGTTCCATGGCACACGGACATGCCGTACCTGCAGGAATCAAACAGGCCATGTTTGATGTAATCACTGCCCATTTCAATGGTGTCTATGATGCAAAAACAGCAGCACAGGAACTTGCAAAAGCCGTTGCCGCAGCTAAATGATCTTAAAATAATGTGATGCGGTTTTACCGCTGAATTCCTGCCGGCTGTTTTCATCTGATGAGCAGCCGGTAGTTATCTGTTTAGTAAAGGATTCACTCTATGGTCTTAAACAATAAATGGCGTATATCCAGGGATGATCTGACCGCACGTTTCGTACTGATGCCCACGATTATTCTCACTTTCGTATTTGTATATGCCTTTATCATCTATACCGTTTATATTTCATTTACCGATTCAAGTCTCATGCCTTCCTTTGGATGGGTGGGTATGAAGAACTATGTAAAAATGTTTAAACTCGCAAACTGGCACACTGCGCTGAAGAATTTTGCTATTTTCAGCGTTCTTTATATCTCATTTGCTACATTTCTGGGTCTGATCCTTGCCATTCTGGTCGACTGGAGTAAGGCGGGAGAGCGGTTTTTCCGTCCCATATACCTTTATCCCATGGCCATCTCATTTATTGTAACCGGTACGGCATGGAAATGGTTTCTTGATCCGGGAATCGGTCTGGAACAGATCATGCATACCTGGGGATTTGTAAACTTTAAATTCGACTGGATAAAGAATTCAGATAAAGCCATTTATACGGTCATCATCGCGGCCATATGGCAGGTCACGGGTTATGTGATGACCATATTTCTGGCAGGACTCAGAGCCGTCAACCATGCGACCATCGAATCGGCGGTTGTTGACGGAGCGGGAACCTGGAAACTCTATACCAGGATTATCATCCCTCAACTGGGACCGTCATTTACATCTGTATTTGTTATTCTGGGGCATATGGCCATCAAGTCATACGACCTGGTTATTGCACTGACCAACGGTGGACCGGGACGGGCTACAGAAATGCCCTCGACTTTTATGTACTCTTATACATTTACAAGAAACGAGATGGGAATAGGAGCCAGTTCTGCTGTCTTTATGCTGTTACTATTCGCCATCATCATCATTCCCTATATCAACAAAATCGTGAAGGACAGCTGATATGACTATTAAAGACACAATGCGGCTGCACAAAACGGCTGAGATCATAAACATGGTGATCATGGTGATCTTCGCCATTTTCTTCCTGACACCCCTGTACGTCATGGTGGTCAACTCTTTCAAACCACTTTCAGAAATCCGGGGAGGCAATATGCTGGCTCTTCCTGTCGATTTTGTTTTAGCACCCTGGAGAAGTGCCTGGTCAACGGCTCAGATCGGTGTTCAGGCCACAGGGTTGCGGCCTTATTTTCTGAACTCCATAAAGATGGTGATCCCGGCAGTTTTTCTCTCCACCCTGATGGGATCCTTGAGTGGTTTTGTTCTGTCTAAAGGGCAGTTTAAAGGAGATAAACTTTTATTCGGACTGATCCTCTTCGGCTGCTTTATTCCCTTTCAGATCGTTCTGATTCCTACTGCCCGTGTACTGGGTTCCCTGAACCTGGCAGGAACAACATCCGGTCTGGTTTTGGTCCATACCGTCTATGGATTGGGTTTTACCACTCTGTTTTTTAAGAACACCTATGACAGTTTTCCATCAGAACTCGTGCAGTCCGCCCAGGTGGACGGGGCCCATTTTTTCAGGATTTTCCGGGATATAATTCTCCCCAATTCCACACCAATCATTGTCGTGTCCGTTATATGGCAGACAACCAATATCTGGAATGACTTCCTCTTCGGTGTTTCCTTTGGAGATGCTTCCAGTCAGCCCATGACGGTGGCTTTGAACAACCTTGTCAGCTCCTCCACTGGGGTCAAGGAGTACAACGTACACTTTGCCGGGGCTCTTATGGCAGCTATGCCGACCCTGGTTATTTACCTGGTCTCGGGACGCTACTTTGTTCGGGGGCTCATGTCCGGCTCAGTTAAAGGATAACCCTTCGGCCTTCAGATAATAAAACACGATGGCTGTGTTACAGCCTTCGTATTGCAAAAGGAATGAACTTATGTCGAAAAAACTCATTTGCGGTGTAGACCTGGGAGGGACGAAGCTCTCGGCGGGTCTGTTCAGACAGGACGGAACCCTGGTGGGAAAGGAAACCGTATACGATCATCGGGATGAACAATGGGATGAAATTCTTATCATCATTGCAGACCTGGTAAAACGAGTGATGCGCTCCTGTTCGGTCGAACCCGATGATATCCTGGGTATTGGAGTGGCTCTGGCCGGGCATATCCATTTTAAAAAGGGTGTCATCGTCACTGTGAGCAATTTTGTACACAATATTTATGATTATCCCTTCGTGGACAAACTCTCTGTACTGCTGCCTGGAATGAGAATCATTCTGGATAATGATGCCAATGCCCAGGCCTTCGGAGAGTTCAAGTTCGGTGCAGGACGTGGTTATCATGACCTGGTCTTTGTCACGGTCAGTACCGGGATCGGCGGCGGTATCATAGTCAACGACAAGATGCTCCGTGGAAAAGTAGGCACTGCCGGAGAAGTGGGACATACCATCATTGACATTGATTCGGATGTAAAATGTACCTGCGGGAATTACGGCTGTGCCATGGCTCTGGCTTCGGGGCTCTTCTTTCCGGAACTCTATCGCAGGCAGCTCCGGAAAGGCTTGAAAAGCACCATTGGAATAACAGAGGCTTCCGCCGATAAGATGGATGGTCAATCCATTGAAGAGGGCATGAAAAAGGGTGATCCCATCTGCAGAGTGATTGTGGAAGATTCAGCCGATGTTGTAGGCTCCACTCTTTACAATATTTACAAGACCCTGGATCCCGAACTGGTCATTCTGGGGGGAGGACTCATGTCCTTTGGTGAAGACTACATGAACCGCATCCAACACCGCTTCCTGTCTCACACCTATGAAATGATGGCTGAAGAAATGGAAATAAAACTGGCAGAAACCGGCCGGGATGCAGGCCTTATCGGGGCGGCGGCATTGGTCCTGGAATAGCTTTCTAAAGGCTGTATTTACTGATTTTATTGAAAAGGGTTTTCCGGGTGACTCCCAGCTCTTCTGCTGCGGCTGTTTTATTGAACCTGTTCCGGATCAGTGTTTCTCTAATGATATTCTTTTCATACTTCTCTATCACGCCGTCCATCCTGTCCTGGAGGCTTAGGCTTTCAGAAATCCCCGGGGTTAATCCTTCCTCTGATGAAGTCAGGGGCTCTTCTCTGCGGTTTAATCCCGCCGTCTCCAGAGTGGCTTCCTCGGTTAGAAGGACTGTCTGGTTGATCAGGTTTTTCAGTTCCCGAATATTCCCGGGCCATCCATAGACTTTCATGGACTCACAGGCCGCCGGCGAAAAATTGAGTTGACCCTTTCTGTATTTTTTGCCGTAAAGGGCCTTGAAATACTCTGCCAGAAGAAGGATGTCCTCGGGCCTGTCCTTCAGAGAGGGAAGAACCAGACTGATCACATTCAGGCGGTAATATAAATCCTCCCGGAATTCCTTTTTTTGAATCAGTGAGACCAGGTCCTGATTGGTGGCCGCTATGACCCGGATATTGACCCTGACGGTTCTATTTCCACCGACCCTCTCCAGAGTCCCTTCTTCCAGAACCCGGAGAAGCTTGGCCTGGGCATCCGGGGACATGTCACCAATCTCATCCAGGAATAGAGTTCCTCTGTCGGCTAGTTCAAACTTGCCGATTTTCCTTTCGTGAGCCCCGGTAAAGGCGCCTTTTTCATGCCCGAAAAGTTCACTCAGCAGGAGCGTTTCCGAAAGGGCTGCGCAGTTTACACCGATGAAGGGAGCCCCATGTCTATTGCTGGTAAAGTGAATATAGCGGCTGAGGACCTCTTTCCCCGTTCCGCTGTCACCTGTGATCAGAACCGTTGTATCCGTATCCTTTACCTTATCTGCCACGGTCAGGATTTTTTTCATCTTCGGGTTGTTCGTCCTGAAGTTAAAATCCAGCATTTTTTCCTGTTGTTCTTCCTTCAAGAGGAGGTTTTCATTCTTGAGATGCTTCAGCTCGAGCCGTTCATTGACAGCCTTCAGCAGGTATTCATTATCCAGGGGCTTGAGCAGGTAGTCTGCCGCTCCCTCGCGCATGGCCTCAACCGCATTGCTGATGCTTCCATAGCCCGTGATCATCAGACAGATCACATCGCTGTTGATCATCTGAATTGATTTCAAGAGTTCCACACCATCCCTGTCGCCCATACGGATATCCAGCAGGGCTATATGGATCTCTGTAGTCCTGATGCATTCCAGGGCCGATTCATAATCCTCTGCGGTAAAGCTCTCATGGCCCTCTCTTTGAAACAACTTGCTGAGGCCGATGCGGATTCCTTTTTCATCGTCGGCTATGAGTATATTCATACCGCCTCCTGTTTTGAGATTGTAGGGAGTGAGAACACAATGACAGTGCCTGTGCCCTTTTTGCTTTCGATCTTGATTGTGCCCTTGTATTTCATGATGATGCCATATACAACAGACAGGCCCAGACCAGTACCTTCGTTGTTTGCCTTGGTTGTGAAAAAAGGATCGAAGACACGGTTGAGAATTTCTTCGGGGATGCCTTTTCCCTGATCCTCAATAGTCATGATAGCCCTCTGGTTTTCTTCTCTGATGCTGATTTTTATAGGTTTGTCATTTTCTGTGGCATGGGCTGCATTCTGCAGCAGATTGATAAGAACCTGCATCAACTCCCCCTTGGATATAATCACATCTGCCACTGCTGGATCGCACAGAATGCTGACAGGAGGAATCCTGGTGCCATCGGGTCTGCGGGAGTGGCGGATCAATCGTACGACCTCTTCCGCTACAATCAGGGGAGAGCAGATGTTTCCCTGACCGAGTTCCCTGGATGTGAAATTCGTCAGATCCCTGATAATCTGGGCAATCCTTATGGACTCTTCTTCTACCAGATGGAGAGATTTAAGGCGCTCTGTGTCGGCCTCTTCGTAAATCAGATTTTGTATATTCGTCAGGATGGAGGACAGAGGATTGTTCACCTCATGGGCAATCCCTGCAGAAAGCATACTGATGGAGGAGAGTTTTTCCGCCTGGAATATTTTTTCCTCATAGGCATTCTTTTCGGAAATATCCTCCAGGATAAGAACACACATCCTTTTCTCAGAATGCATATGAGACTCCCGATGAACAGGATAAATCTTAACCTCAAAAACCTGGTCCTGTCTGTTCCGGATGCGCTGAGTCCAGCGTTCTTCACCCTGAAACAGGACCTTCCTGACACCCTCGAGAAGAGTGGTATCAAAGTTTTCATTGATAAATCCTGTCAGAGTTCTGACCTTTAATTCCGTCAAAATGTCAAAGGCGGGATTCGCTTTTTCTATGATCATATCATCGTTGACGACTGCTAGAGCATCCCTGATGGAGTGGATGACTTCTTCGTTGAACTCATTGAGAAACGTGATTTCATCAAGGGATTTTTCAATTTTGATCTGGTCTTGATGAAGTCGGGCGGCCATGCCGTTGAATCCCTTGAGCAGAACCCCCATCTCTCCCTTATCTGCAATTTTCAGCTGTACATTATAGGAGCCTTCCCGGATATGACCCATGGCATTGGCCAGCAGGGCTACAGGCCTTGTGATGCCTCTTGTAAAGATAAGAATGAGGAGGAATGTGAAGAGCAGTGTGAAGAGGGATACAGTCAGAACAGTCCTCTCGATGGAGAGTATCCTCCGCTGATAGGGTTCATTTGAAAGAATGGTTGTCAGATAGACAGAACTGGTGTTTCCACTGCTGCTGCTGATCTCTCCCACCTTGGTGCTGGCCATGTTGTAACTCTGATCCTCTTCCTCCAGGTCATACCACTCCTTATAAGCCATTCCAGGTAGGGTTCCGGATTGATGAAACGCTATGGTCTGGATCTCCTTATGACCCGCAAGAAAATCTGTTGATGTATGAAACAGTATCCTCCCGTCTTTATCAAAGATAATATTATTGAGAAAGCTGTCATTGATGTGTTTGACCAGATAAATCTCGGTATTTCCCGAAAGGGAACTCAAATTAATAATCCCGATCATGTAAAACTGCCCCTTCATCTGATACAGGCTGATGGAGGGGTGATTATATACGACTGATAGATCTTCCACAGGAGGCAGAATAAAATCGGGGCTGGTATTCAGGGCAGTCATAGAATAATTGCCGTCTTCTGTTTTGATAATAACTGCATCTATATTGGAGGATGTAAGAAGACTTTTCAGTTCACCACTCTTCAGGTTTTCCTCATCCATTTCTTTTGAATACTCCAGGACCTGTATCAGTTGTTTCCAGAGATGGCGTTTCCATGATTGATAGTTATTCACAATGAAATCTGCCTTCAGCCTCAATTCCACTAGGGCATCCTCCAGATTATTATTTCGGATGGTTCTACTGACCAATATTCCTGTAAACGAGGCTTGAAGCAGAATGAGGATCAGGATTGTCAAGGCCAGCTTGGGATACAGTTTCATTGTTAATATATATATTGCTCCATTTCAGGATTGTTGATATTGGATTTATTGAAGACCACATATCCCGAAGTGATACTGGGGGGTATCTCCTTGTGATCAATCAAGTATTTATAGGCCCATTCGACCGCCAGGGCTCCGATTTCTGCGGGTTTCTGTGCCAGAACAAGATCGACTTCACCGTTTCTGAGGCTGGCAATCAGGGAGTCTGTGGCATCCCAGGCGGCCACACGAACAGCCCCGGATAGACCGGCGTTTTTAACCGCCGCAGACACTCCCTGGCTGCTGAACACATTTGTTCCGAAGGCCGCAACAAGATCGGGATTCTTCATCAGTGCACTGAGGGTCTGTTTCATGGCCACCGTCTGAAGGTCTCCATTGTAATCGATCTGGACAATTTCCATCTCGGGAAAGTGTGAAATCCCCTCCATAAACCCGTTTTTCCGCTCTTCCGTCGTGGATGTTTCCTCGGTGGTTGTATTGATATAGACCTTTCCTTTTTCATTGACCTGTTCCGCCAGGGTTTCCGCCAGGTAGACGGCTCCGGCAAAGTTGTCAGTTCCTATATGGGCGAGGGGAAAGGACCAGTCCGAGGGCAAGGTATACAGGCCGTCCCCAATTTTTGTATCCACTGTAATGATTTGTATCCCCTGATTATAACACTCTTTCAGAGGCACAATGAGGGCGTCATTGGCTACGGGAGCAATCATGATGAGGTCGTATTTTTTTGCCGCAATCGCCCTTTTGAGGATGGGGATCTGCACTGCCGGCTCCCATAATTCAGGGTATTCAGAAACATCCAGAGAGACACCCATTTCCTCGGCTTTCATCAAAGCACCCTTTTCCATGGAATAGTAGAAAGGGTCGGCTACGCCGGGAACATAGAGGATATTCAGGTCGGTTTTATCCAGGGATTCTCCCTGCCCTGATGCTCCTGAGATCATAGTTACAGTCAGGAGCAGAACAGTGAGAAGGAGAGTTAATTTTAATCCGCTCATGGGATTAGGAGTATATCACAGGGTGAGGGTATTCGCTACTTTTTGAAGGAATTCCTGTCCTTCCGGGGTGATTTGAAAATAGTCTGCTACCCAGAGGATCTGCCCGGCGCCGCTTGAGCTTTCCTCTCTGAATTCTTCCCTTTGGTCCTTATAGTTGTATTCTGTCAGCAAAGTTTGATTCTCCATTTTTTGATTCTCCCTTAACTATTACTAAGCAAGAGTTGTGCCATACTTTTTTTAATAAGGAGAATATGGTGTAAATCATTATCATGGAAAGTTATATCTTTTGATTATGGTTGTTTTAGAGAGTCGCCGGATCGGGGGCGAGGACCGGAATTGGATAGTCCTCTACCCGTATCGGGTAATTCCCTTCCCGGGAAATAAACTCATAGTATTCAATTCATCTTAAGGTTGTACTCCCGGACACATTTGATTACCGCCTCCGAAGTTTCAGAGAACTTGATTCCCCTGGTCTGTATCAATGATGTATCTAAACGGGCATCCCGGTCTTTCCGGGCATATTTTATCTCATCCTTGATAATCAGTTCCTCAATTCGATGTTCCAGGCCCAGTTCTTTCATGATAAGGCAGACAATATCGTATCGGCTTTGATCATTTTTAGAACCCACATGGTAGGTTCCGGAAGGGAGATCCATGATTGTATCAAACTGATCCATCAATTCATTCACATAGGTCAGTCCGCGGTACTCATGAGAGGGAACCCGGATGGATTCACCTTTCATGACGGCCTTAACGGTGTCCCAGAGAACATTGTTCACAACAGGCCGGAATCGTTCAGGAACTCCGAACATCCATGTGAAACGGAGAATCAGCACATCCTCCAGAATGGATTGAATCAGCCCCTCGGCTTCCAGCTTGTTTTTACCGTACATTGTATCGGGAATGGGTGTATTACTCTCCTTGTAGGGACCGCCTTCGGGGTTGCCGTTGAAGACCTGTTCCGTGCTGAGAAAGATCATCCGGGCTCCCGCCTCCTTGCAGGCCTGGGCAATGTTAGCAGCACCGGTCACATTGATGGCATAGCATTTTTCAGGGTGTTCATTGCAGAAATCTGTCAGGGCAATAGCGGCAGCATGTATGACATAGTCGGGTTTGAACAGCCTCAGGGCATCCTGTATTTTGTCTTTTTCATGAATATTCAACTCAGCAACATCTGTAGAGAGAATTTCAAAATTGTGGTGGTGAGCCTCTTTGAATCTTGTACCGATAAATCCGTTTCCTCCGGTGAGCAGGACTCTTTTCATAAACAGTCTCCTAATTTTTTATAATTGAGGAACCGCCTGAATTCACCGGATTGGATCAGACAGGGGCACCTGAAAGAAATATAGGTAAATTATAGCCTGTTTGGGTAAATAAAGATAGATATATTGTCATATGATAGAAAAAAATTATCATATGATGGTTTTGAATGGGCTGCATGCATCCTTTGAAGTGAAGAAATCAGAGAACCTGCTGTGTCCTGGCTATGATATCATTCTGCGTTTCTGCTGAAAGATTGGTAAAAAAGGCGGAATACCCGGCGACCCGGACAATCAGATCCCGGTGCTCTTCAGGATGTTTCTGAGCGGCCAGCAGGGTTTCCCTGTCTACGATATTAAACTGGATGTGCCATCCCTTCAGATCGTCAAAGAAGGCGTGAAGCATGTCGGCCAGTTTTTGTCTGTTTCCTTCAGATTCCAGAACGGCGGGGGTCATTTTCTGGTTGAGGAGGACTCCCCCCAGAATCTGGTCGGTTCTCAGTTTGCTGATGCTCTTCATGACTGCGGTAGGGCCCTTCCTATCGGCACCCGAAGAGGGAGAGGCTCCTTCAGCAAGGGGTTTCCATGCTTTTCTTCCGTCAGGGGTGGCCGGGACTATGGATCCGGCGGGAACATTTCCGGATATGCTGGATGTCCCGGCGTAGTAACGGCAGCCGATGGGTCCGCAACCCTCTCTTATGGTTCTGAAGTGACTGATCTCATCAATAAATGAGTCATAGGCCTCTACCAGAAGATTGTCCACATTCTCATCGTCGTTCCCGAATTTGGGAGCATGGTTCAGAAGAATCTGTCTGATCTTTTCTCCTCCGGAACCCTCAAAATTATTTTCAAGGGCTTCCATCAGTTCTCCGGCGCCGATCCGCTTTTCCTCAAAGACAAGCTTTTTAATCGCTGCAAGGGAGTCTCCCAGGTTGGCAATTCCCACCTGCAGGCCCGATTCAAAGTCGTATTTGCTGCCACCTTCGTGGATTGTCAAACCCCGTTCCAGGCAGGGTTCGGTAAAGGCCGAACAGAGGATATCCGGGGCTTCATCCCGCAGGACCACATCGATGGCTGCGTCAATGGCAATGCCCGCTCTGGCGTAATACCGGACTTGCCTGTCCCAGGCCTCCAGGAGCTGGGAATACTCAGTGAAATCCGTGAGCATCCCTGTCCCTTTGCAGAACTGCCGACCGCTCACAGGATCTGTTCCAT is a window of Oceanispirochaeta sp. DNA encoding:
- a CDS encoding carbohydrate ABC transporter permease yields the protein MVLNNKWRISRDDLTARFVLMPTIILTFVFVYAFIIYTVYISFTDSSLMPSFGWVGMKNYVKMFKLANWHTALKNFAIFSVLYISFATFLGLILAILVDWSKAGERFFRPIYLYPMAISFIVTGTAWKWFLDPGIGLEQIMHTWGFVNFKFDWIKNSDKAIYTVIIAAIWQVTGYVMTIFLAGLRAVNHATIESAVVDGAGTWKLYTRIIIPQLGPSFTSVFVILGHMAIKSYDLVIALTNGGPGRATEMPSTFMYSYTFTRNEMGIGASSAVFMLLLFAIIIIPYINKIVKDS
- a CDS encoding NAD(P)-dependent oxidoreductase produces the protein MKRVLLTGGNGFIGTRFKEAHHHNFEILSTDVAELNIHEKDKIQDALRLFKPDYVIHAAAIALTDFCNEHPEKCYAINVTGAANIAQACKEAGARMIFLSTEQVFNGNPEGGPYKESNTPIPDTMYGKNKLEAEGLIQSILEDVLILRFTWMFGVPERFRPVVNNVLWDTVKAVMKGESIRVPSHEYRGLTYVNELMDQFDTIMDLPSGTYHVGSKNDQSRYDIVCLIMKELGLEHRIEELIIKDEIKYARKDRDARLDTSLIQTRGIKFSETSEAVIKCVREYNLKMN
- a CDS encoding ABC transporter substrate-binding protein, whose translation is MSGLKLTLLLTVLLLTVTMISGASGQGESLDKTDLNILYVPGVADPFYYSMEKGALMKAEEMGVSLDVSEYPELWEPAVQIPILKRAIAAKKYDLIMIAPVANDALIVPLKECYNQGIQIITVDTKIGDGLYTLPSDWSFPLAHIGTDNFAGAVYLAETLAEQVNEKGKVYINTTTEETSTTEERKNGFMEGISHFPEMEIVQIDYNGDLQTVAMKQTLSALMKNPDLVAAFGTNVFSSQGVSAAVKNAGLSGAVRVAAWDATDSLIASLRNGEVDLVLAQKPAEIGALAVEWAYKYLIDHKEIPPSITSGYVVFNKSNINNPEMEQYIY
- a CDS encoding HAMP domain-containing sensor histidine kinase, whose translation is MKLYPKLALTILILILLQASFTGILVSRTIRNNNLEDALVELRLKADFIVNNYQSWKRHLWKQLIQVLEYSKEMDEENLKSGELKSLLTSSNIDAVIIKTEDGNYSMTALNTSPDFILPPVEDLSVVYNHPSISLYQMKGQFYMIGIINLSSLSGNTEIYLVKHINDSFLNNIIFDKDGRILFHTSTDFLAGHKEIQTIAFHQSGTLPGMAYKEWYDLEEEDQSYNMASTKVGEISSSSGNTSSVYLTTILSNEPYQRRILSIERTVLTVSLFTLLFTFLLILIFTRGITRPVALLANAMGHIREGSYNVQLKIADKGEMGVLLKGFNGMAARLHQDQIKIEKSLDEITFLNEFNEEVIHSIRDALAVVNDDMIIEKANPAFDILTELKVRTLTGFINENFDTTLLEGVRKVLFQGEERWTQRIRNRQDQVFEVKIYPVHRESHMHSEKRMCVLILEDISEKNAYEEKIFQAEKLSSISMLSAGIAHEVNNPLSSILTNIQNLIYEEADTERLKSLHLVEEESIRIAQIIRDLTNFTSRELGQGNICSPLIVAEEVVRLIRHSRRPDGTRIPPVSILCDPAVADVIISKGELMQVLINLLQNAAHATENDKPIKISIREENQRAIMTIEDQGKGIPEEILNRVFDPFFTTKANNEGTGLGLSVVYGIIMKYKGTIKIESKKGTGTVIVFSLPTISKQEAV
- a CDS encoding ABC transporter substrate-binding protein, yielding MKKGFYLMLILSLVTGMSLFAAGQKEVKTDDKKAAAAVVDVNQVEVLHWWTSGGEAAALNVLKKDLESKGIGWTDSPVAGGGGDQAMTVLRSRATAGNPPVAVQMLGFDIIDWANLGFLADLNDVARDENWDSVVPEALKFFSKQKGQWVAAPVNVHSTNWVWANKKIMDDLGIKEPKTWDEYMAAMEKVKAAGFTALAHGGQAWQDGTVFESVVIATGGPEFYKKTMIDLDEAALKSDKMVEVFNRMAKLRTYVDPNFSGRDWNLASAMVIEGTAAFQMMGDWAKGEFKNAGLEPGKDFYFFRTPGTQGTVTFNSDQFVMFKVAPEYKHAQQELAKAIMNPSFQIAFNLVKGSVPARTDISDAEFDAAGKKGMKDLADAAKNGTLFGSMAHGHAVPAGIKQAMFDVITAHFNGVYDAKTAAQELAKAVAAAK
- a CDS encoding ROK family protein, whose product is MSKKLICGVDLGGTKLSAGLFRQDGTLVGKETVYDHRDEQWDEILIIIADLVKRVMRSCSVEPDDILGIGVALAGHIHFKKGVIVTVSNFVHNIYDYPFVDKLSVLLPGMRIILDNDANAQAFGEFKFGAGRGYHDLVFVTVSTGIGGGIIVNDKMLRGKVGTAGEVGHTIIDIDSDVKCTCGNYGCAMALASGLFFPELYRRQLRKGLKSTIGITEASADKMDGQSIEEGMKKGDPICRVIVEDSADVVGSTLYNIYKTLDPELVILGGGLMSFGEDYMNRIQHRFLSHTYEMMAEEMEIKLAETGRDAGLIGAAALVLE
- a CDS encoding carbohydrate ABC transporter permease codes for the protein MRLHKTAEIINMVIMVIFAIFFLTPLYVMVVNSFKPLSEIRGGNMLALPVDFVLAPWRSAWSTAQIGVQATGLRPYFLNSIKMVIPAVFLSTLMGSLSGFVLSKGQFKGDKLLFGLILFGCFIPFQIVLIPTARVLGSLNLAGTTSGLVLVHTVYGLGFTTLFFKNTYDSFPSELVQSAQVDGAHFFRIFRDIILPNSTPIIVVSVIWQTTNIWNDFLFGVSFGDASSQPMTVALNNLVSSSTGVKEYNVHFAGALMAAMPTLVIYLVSGRYFVRGLMSGSVKG
- a CDS encoding sigma-54 dependent transcriptional regulator encodes the protein MNILIADDEKGIRIGLSKLFQREGHESFTAEDYESALECIRTTEIHIALLDIRMGDRDGVELLKSIQMINSDVICLMITGYGSISNAVEAMREGAADYLLKPLDNEYLLKAVNERLELKHLKNENLLLKEEQQEKMLDFNFRTNNPKMKKILTVADKVKDTDTTVLITGDSGTGKEVLSRYIHFTSNRHGAPFIGVNCAALSETLLLSELFGHEKGAFTGAHERKIGKFELADRGTLFLDEIGDMSPDAQAKLLRVLEEGTLERVGGNRTVRVNIRVIAATNQDLVSLIQKKEFREDLYYRLNVISLVLPSLKDRPEDILLLAEYFKALYGKKYRKGQLNFSPAACESMKVYGWPGNIRELKNLINQTVLLTEEATLETAGLNRREEPLTSSEEGLTPGISESLSLQDRMDGVIEKYEKNIIRETLIRNRFNKTAAAEELGVTRKTLFNKISKYSL